ATCCAGGTATATCGTTTTCATGACTCAAAGCTGCACGGCCAAAGCGGTCAATGGGTGCTAGGTCATGAGTATATTCAGGTAGGCGACTCGCCCTACAATTTAAATCGGCTTATGAATTTCCGGGTCACAGACGAGGTATTGCGGCTCTATTTTGCCAACGGGCATTAATTCATCAATGACGTACGCTATACAGTTCTGGTGGACTTCTGCTCTTTCTAAACCTTACCTATCAAGCTGTATAGCGTACAGTAAAACCATACTTATGAATTCCGTTTTCGTTCGGAATTTCCTTTTTCGGGTTGTGGCCGGATCACGTAAATATCGAGCAGCGCATAAGGACGAGCCAGGTATTCCCGAACTAGCGTACGAAGTGAATAACCATCCGGTACATCCTGGGCAGCAAAAGCGATGGCTTCCATACCTTCATGATTACCAATGTACAGTGCCCGAGCATTATGAAAGTTCTGAGAAATGATCGTGATTTTCTGCTGCTTAAAAAAATCTTTACAACGTACAACCGAATCGAATGTTCGGTAACCAGCATAGTCGGGAAGCATAGCCGATGGGGGAACACCCAGACGAATCAGCGCCCGCTTCATATCGGCCGGTTCGTTATAATATTCCGAATCGTTGTTGCCACTCAGAATGAGGTATTTCACTTTCCCTTCTTTCCAAAGCCGTGCAGTGGCTTCCATGCGATAGCGAAAGAA
This window of the Spirosoma aerolatum genome carries:
- a CDS encoding SanA/YdcF family protein, which encodes MNTTLATTYSDEFPHEAVGVRVVKRVVKGIIASAFLGAMVVLVCNWWVVYNTRNQVYFNINELPANDYGLVLGTSKFVRSGKENLFFRYRMEATARLWKEGKVKYLILSGNNDSEYYNEPADMKRALIRLGVPPSAMLPDYAGYRTFDSVVRCKDFFKQQKITIISQNFHNARALYIGNHEGMEAIAFAAQDVPDGYSLRTLVREYLARPYALLDIYVIRPQPEKGNSERKRNS